Proteins encoded by one window of Phycisphaerae bacterium:
- a CDS encoding site-specific integrase, with product MCYLVALVENGPMWRRSLDGQDRAMLYRVAAGTGFRVGELASLTPASFHLDAAPPSIALRAASSKRRRNDLQPIRDDLAELLRGWLVNKPADQPVWPGHWHDQGAEMVRADLRRARARWIRETQDGSQRRRRRASDFLAEVDSTGRVVDFHAFRVTYITLLVKGGESVKVVQELARHSTPVLTLGVYTKLGVHDLSKALSGLPSLTGGAPSRERMRATGTDHTQPLPAGSEDARQQRVQKCRQNGREGQQPGAASRIVASAAGVPSGAHKPLPHAEKREIVRGHATCSGKATGRIRTGDLRFTKPN from the coding sequence TTGTGCTACTTGGTTGCCTTGGTGGAGAACGGTCCCATGTGGCGGCGAAGTCTCGACGGCCAGGACCGTGCCATGCTGTACCGCGTGGCGGCAGGCACGGGCTTCCGCGTGGGCGAATTGGCAAGCCTGACGCCTGCGAGCTTCCACTTGGATGCTGCCCCCCCGTCCATCGCGTTGCGGGCGGCCAGCTCGAAACGGCGACGCAACGACCTTCAGCCAATTCGCGATGACCTGGCCGAGCTACTGCGTGGCTGGTTGGTGAACAAACCCGCTGATCAGCCCGTCTGGCCGGGCCACTGGCATGACCAGGGGGCGGAAATGGTCCGTGCGGACCTCCGACGGGCCCGTGCCCGGTGGATTCGGGAGACGCAGGATGGTAGCCAACGCCGCAGACGACGTGCGTCGGACTTCCTGGCCGAGGTCGATTCGACCGGGCGGGTGGTGGATTTTCATGCCTTCCGAGTGACCTACATCACCCTGCTGGTCAAGGGGGGCGAATCGGTCAAAGTGGTGCAGGAACTCGCCCGGCACTCGACGCCGGTCTTGACGCTGGGCGTCTACACGAAACTGGGCGTCCACGATCTGTCGAAGGCTTTGTCGGGGCTGCCGAGCTTGACGGGAGGTGCCCCATCTCGGGAACGGATGCGAGCCACCGGCACGGACCACACCCAACCGCTGCCTGCCGGCTCTGAGGACGCGCGGCAACAGCGCGTGCAAAAGTGCCGGCAAAACGGGCGCGAAGGCCAGCAACCAGGCGCGGCATCGCGCATCGTCGCCAGCGCCGCCGGCGTACCGAGTGGTGCGCATAAGCCTTTGCCCCACGCGGAGAAACGCGAGATCGTGCGAGGTCATGCGACGTGTAGTGGGAAAGCCACCGGCCGGATTCGAACCGGCGACCTGCGGTTTACAAAACCCAACTGA